One genomic segment of Streptomyces niveus includes these proteins:
- the mtnB gene encoding methylthioribulose 1-phosphate dehydratase, with amino-acid sequence MTILDKRTELTTAGASLASFSRDLYARGWMPGTSGNLSVRIPVGHGETALITASGRDKGSLTEDDMVAVHAQTGDVLVPGSLKASAETSIHAAVYAATEARAVIHVHSPYATVMACRTGESDRTTSLRLERFELLKGLGLDDPSRTEIPVFRNWPQVQMIADEVDEHLGTHPDAAPGLLIADHGITTWGKDLAQARNRLECFEAICQLLVLGAMDS; translated from the coding sequence ATGACGATTCTTGACAAGCGGACCGAACTCACCACCGCGGGTGCCTCCCTCGCGAGCTTCTCCCGAGACCTGTACGCACGCGGCTGGATGCCCGGCACCTCAGGCAATCTCTCCGTACGTATCCCGGTCGGCCACGGAGAAACGGCCCTGATCACGGCCAGCGGACGCGACAAGGGCAGCCTCACCGAAGACGACATGGTCGCCGTGCACGCCCAGACCGGTGACGTCCTGGTCCCCGGGTCGCTGAAAGCCTCGGCGGAGACATCGATCCACGCGGCGGTCTACGCGGCGACCGAAGCCCGAGCGGTCATCCACGTCCACTCGCCCTACGCCACGGTCATGGCCTGCCGCACCGGCGAATCCGACCGCACCACCTCCCTCCGGCTCGAACGGTTCGAGCTGCTCAAGGGACTCGGCCTCGACGACCCCTCACGCACAGAGATCCCGGTCTTCCGCAACTGGCCCCAGGTTCAGATGATCGCCGATGAGGTGGACGAGCATCTTGGCACCCATCCCGACGCCGCTCCGGGACTGCTGATCGCCGACCACGGCATCACCACGTGGGGCAAGGACCTCGCCCAGGCACGCAATCGGCTGGAGTGCTTCGAAGCCATCTGCCAGTTGCTCGTGCTCGGCGCCATGGACAGCTGA
- a CDS encoding long-chain-fatty-acid--CoA ligase has translation MTDTYETRQPLKTLVETARRNAARFPEKKAVVCDGRSLTYGQLDTESDRTACALGVAGLDKGARVAYLGKESESYYDVLFGCAKAGAVLVPINWRLTSAEIEHILSDSTAQLIFVEQEFLATVEQITAPLPALSHTVVLDGPGGPGGGFQSWKARNEGVLETPVADSGDPVVQIYTSGTTGLPKGVVLAHRSFFAVPDMLERGGLDWIDWRKDDKSLIGVPGFHIGGLWWAVQGLNAGVTNIAVSTFVSGEALRLIRDMGITTTCMVPAMLHMLTSEPSASPEAFHTLRKVVYGGSPISESLLERCHTLMNCDFAQIYGLTETGNTAVCLPPEAHSIGGSLLKAAGRPYPGVDIVVLDERGAEVKTGTVGEICVRTPARMVEYWGLPNATAETLRNGWVHTGDAGYMDDGYVYICDRLKDVVIVAGENVYPAEVEKALEQLPAVAEAAVIGIPDERWGERLHAVVVLRDGETATRRELALDLRGSLATFKIPSSWEFADHVPRNPSGKILRRRLRERFWSGRERKVG, from the coding sequence ATGACCGATACTTACGAAACACGGCAGCCACTCAAGACCCTGGTGGAAACGGCCCGGAGGAATGCCGCTCGGTTTCCGGAGAAGAAAGCCGTCGTGTGCGACGGCCGCTCCTTGACCTACGGCCAACTGGACACAGAGAGCGATCGCACAGCCTGTGCACTCGGAGTGGCAGGCCTCGACAAAGGGGCGCGGGTCGCCTACCTGGGCAAGGAATCGGAAAGTTACTACGACGTCCTGTTCGGTTGTGCGAAGGCCGGCGCCGTTCTCGTACCGATCAACTGGCGACTCACCTCGGCGGAGATCGAGCACATCCTCAGCGACTCCACCGCACAACTGATCTTCGTGGAGCAGGAATTCCTCGCGACGGTCGAACAGATCACCGCCCCTCTCCCCGCGCTCAGCCACACAGTCGTCCTTGACGGCCCTGGCGGCCCAGGAGGGGGATTCCAGAGCTGGAAAGCCCGGAACGAAGGCGTGCTCGAGACCCCAGTGGCCGATAGTGGCGATCCCGTCGTCCAGATCTACACCAGCGGCACAACTGGCCTGCCGAAGGGTGTGGTCCTCGCCCACCGCAGCTTCTTCGCGGTTCCCGACATGCTGGAACGCGGCGGCCTGGACTGGATCGACTGGAGGAAGGACGACAAGAGCCTGATCGGTGTGCCCGGCTTCCACATTGGAGGGCTGTGGTGGGCCGTGCAAGGCCTCAACGCCGGCGTCACGAACATTGCCGTCAGTACCTTCGTCAGCGGCGAGGCACTCAGGTTGATACGCGACATGGGCATCACCACCACATGCATGGTGCCCGCCATGCTCCACATGTTGACTTCCGAGCCGAGCGCCTCACCCGAAGCATTCCACACCCTGCGCAAGGTGGTCTACGGAGGATCTCCGATCTCCGAATCGCTGCTGGAACGCTGTCATACCCTCATGAACTGCGACTTCGCTCAGATCTACGGCCTGACAGAGACAGGCAACACCGCCGTCTGTCTGCCCCCGGAAGCGCACTCGATAGGCGGCAGCCTCCTCAAGGCCGCCGGACGTCCGTACCCCGGGGTCGACATCGTCGTGCTCGACGAGCGAGGCGCGGAAGTGAAGACCGGCACAGTCGGGGAGATCTGCGTCAGGACTCCCGCGCGCATGGTGGAGTACTGGGGCCTGCCCAACGCGACGGCGGAGACCCTCAGGAACGGCTGGGTCCACACCGGAGACGCCGGATACATGGACGACGGATACGTCTACATCTGCGACCGCCTCAAGGACGTTGTCATCGTGGCCGGTGAAAATGTTTATCCGGCGGAAGTCGAGAAGGCGCTCGAACAACTCCCCGCCGTAGCCGAGGCCGCTGTCATCGGTATCCCGGATGAACGGTGGGGTGAGCGTCTCCACGCGGTCGTCGTCCTCAGGGACGGCGAGACGGCCACCCGCCGTGAACTCGCACTCGACCTGCGCGGCTCCCTGGCCACCTTCAAGATCCCGAGCAGCTGGGAGTTCGCAGACCACGTGCCGCGCAACCCCAGCGGAAAGATCCTGAGGCGCCGTTTGCGCGAGCGCTTCTGGAGCGGCCGGGAGAGGAAGGTCGGCTGA
- a CDS encoding S-methyl-5'-thioadenosine phosphorylase translates to MRADIGVVGGSGFYELLTDAEQVGVDTPYGEPSDLVSVGSVGGRRVAFLPRHGRRHTQAPHTINYRANVWALRSLGVRRILAPCAVGSLRRELGPGALVVPDQLVDRTSGRVQTFYDEGAVHVSFADPYCGQGRTAVLKAAADAGDGAHDGGTMVVVEGPRFSTRAESQWFAAAGWSLVNMTGHPEAVLARELGLCYTSVALVTDLDAGIDADDSVSQEDVFKVFGENTERLRNVILEAVKLLPERRECPCGHVLDGIPLPFDLP, encoded by the coding sequence ATGCGGGCGGACATAGGCGTCGTGGGAGGAAGCGGCTTCTACGAGCTCCTCACCGACGCCGAGCAGGTGGGGGTCGACACGCCCTACGGAGAGCCGTCCGACCTGGTGTCCGTGGGAAGCGTCGGTGGCCGGCGTGTGGCCTTCCTGCCAAGACATGGGCGCCGGCACACGCAGGCGCCGCACACGATCAACTATCGAGCGAACGTATGGGCTCTGCGCTCGCTCGGCGTTCGCCGAATACTGGCACCCTGCGCTGTCGGCTCGCTGCGAAGGGAACTGGGTCCGGGCGCGCTCGTCGTCCCCGACCAACTGGTCGACCGCACCAGCGGCCGGGTGCAGACCTTCTACGACGAAGGCGCCGTCCATGTGTCCTTCGCCGACCCGTACTGCGGGCAGGGGCGCACGGCCGTCCTGAAGGCTGCCGCAGACGCGGGGGACGGTGCCCACGACGGCGGCACAATGGTCGTCGTCGAAGGTCCGCGGTTCTCGACCCGGGCCGAATCCCAGTGGTTCGCCGCAGCTGGCTGGAGCCTCGTCAACATGACCGGGCACCCCGAGGCCGTGCTCGCCCGGGAACTGGGACTGTGCTACACATCCGTCGCCCTGGTGACAGACCTCGACGCGGGCATCGACGCGGATGACAGCGTTTCCCAGGAAGACGTCTTCAAGGTCTTCGGTGAGAACACCGAGCGCCTGCGCAATGTGATTCTGGAGGCGGTGAAGCTGCTCCCTGAGCGGCGGGAGTGCCCCTGCGGCCATGTTTTGGACGGGATTCCCCTTCCGTTCGATCTGCCCTGA
- the mtnC gene encoding acireductone synthase, with protein MNPQAVVLDIEGTVGSARHVQDVLFPYARERLPQWFAEHRGTERAERLLAEVRHDLRAGDLNEAGVVAALLAWTDEDIKAPALKEIQGWIWAAGYAEGSLTGHVYAEVPHVLRRWAESGASLYTYSSGSVAAQVNWFAHTTYGDLTPLLRGYFDLTTAGSKMYAASYRRISEVIQVPADATLFLSDSAEELDAATEAGWRTVGVRRQDDPRRCPMPRHLTVRSLDEQELAQLMKGTE; from the coding sequence GTGAATCCTCAGGCGGTCGTCCTCGACATCGAAGGAACGGTCGGATCGGCCAGGCACGTCCAGGACGTTCTGTTCCCCTACGCCCGGGAGCGGCTGCCGCAGTGGTTCGCCGAGCATCGTGGCACGGAGCGGGCTGAACGATTGCTCGCGGAGGTCAGGCATGACCTCCGGGCCGGGGATTTGAACGAAGCCGGTGTGGTCGCGGCCCTCTTGGCCTGGACCGATGAGGACATAAAGGCGCCTGCGCTCAAGGAGATTCAGGGGTGGATCTGGGCGGCCGGCTATGCGGAGGGCTCCCTCACGGGACACGTCTATGCGGAGGTTCCCCACGTACTGCGCCGCTGGGCCGAGTCCGGCGCCTCGCTCTACACCTACTCCTCCGGCTCGGTCGCGGCGCAGGTGAACTGGTTCGCCCACACCACGTACGGCGATCTCACACCACTGCTGCGTGGGTACTTCGACCTGACCACCGCGGGGAGCAAGATGTACGCCGCTTCGTACCGGCGGATCTCGGAAGTCATCCAAGTACCGGCGGACGCAACGCTGTTCCTCAGTGACTCGGCAGAGGAGCTGGACGCCGCGACCGAGGCGGGCTGGCGCACGGTCGGTGTACGCCGGCAGGACGATCCACGCCGCTGTCCCATGCCCCGGCACCTGACGGTCCGTTCGCTCGATGAACAGGAACTGGCCCAATTGATGAAAGGAACAGAGTGA
- a CDS encoding 1,2-dihydroxy-3-keto-5-methylthiopentene dioxygenase: MTLLQVMPQDAPQDVLLRTRDGARIATLLKELGVEYGHWELRATVTADTTQEELLDSYRAEIDALRARDGLLVVDVAQLLPAPGPEWEERAAKARSTFLEEHRHAEDEVRFFAHGTGCFYLHIEGKVYAVVCEAGDLLSVPAGTLHWFDMGPRPEFAAIRFFKEEDGWVGDFTEDPIAQGFPRLDSLLAGDQ; the protein is encoded by the coding sequence ATGACACTGCTACAGGTAATGCCGCAGGACGCGCCTCAGGATGTGCTGCTGCGCACGCGGGACGGCGCCCGCATCGCCACCCTGTTGAAGGAGCTCGGCGTCGAGTACGGGCACTGGGAACTGCGCGCCACGGTGACCGCGGACACCACGCAGGAAGAGCTGCTGGACAGCTACCGGGCTGAGATCGACGCCCTGCGCGCCCGCGACGGCCTCCTCGTGGTCGACGTGGCGCAGCTCCTCCCCGCGCCGGGGCCGGAGTGGGAGGAGCGCGCCGCGAAGGCTCGTTCCACCTTCCTGGAGGAGCACCGGCACGCCGAGGACGAGGTGCGTTTCTTCGCCCACGGAACCGGCTGCTTCTACCTCCACATCGAAGGCAAGGTCTACGCCGTCGTGTGCGAAGCGGGCGATCTGCTCTCCGTCCCGGCCGGCACCCTCCACTGGTTCGACATGGGCCCCAGGCCGGAGTTCGCGGCCATCCGCTTCTTCAAGGAAGAGGACGGCTGGGTGGGCGACTTCACCGAGGATCCGATCGCCCAGGGGTTCCCACGCCTGGACTCGCTCCTGGCAGGCGATCAGTGA
- a CDS encoding type I polyketide synthase codes for MNETYRDAPIAIVGMGLRFPGSNSTPRKFAKFLREGRSGITELPAGRLGQGVPDDVQTDAGYLDTLEEFDAGFFNISPREAAFVDPQHRLTLETAWEALEDSGIDPTSLRHGDTGVYVAVTGMDYAMEIARLPTDQVELYAGTGMFHCGASGRVSYFLGLRGPSMSVDGACASSLVAVHLAVQGLRMGECGVALCGAANTISDPAYPVMASRSGVLAGDARCKTFDDAADGYVRGEGVAMIVLKRLDDARRAGDRILAVIRGSAVRQDGESAALMAPNGKAQALLMRAALKNAGLTAADIQYVEAHGTGTALGDPIEIAGITEVFSGSHSTQNPVIVGSVKTNLGHLESTAGMAGLIKTVSQLRDGTIYPHLNYTTPSRKIPWDRVPVKVPVELTPWTGGTRRALVNSYGATGTIASVVLEEAGAEAAGDTDNGEADTSAVFTLSAKTANSLRRQLDAYAEFMTGKTDLDLADVCYTSNVARAHHAWRVSASVSSASDLTQFIERQRTQIERLRSTSGRKNVALMFSGGGSQYAGMGRSLYQRIPVFRQHIDKCGDLFAPLVGHSLREEILGDIYEGSIPTGAGVLTARLFSLQYALAKLWLSVGVRPTALIGHSLGEIVAATVAGIFTLEDAVRLVAFRGELLDKTSAGSMAAVEASRDEMARILESYPDTSLGAVNGLNKCVISGGSDSVAEIVTLLQARGTKVKHLRVPVASHSPLMDEIADSYRAELEKLRFGKPEFAIASTVLGKMAQPGDMTTPDYWMRHLRDTVNFSEAMRAIEGRGQHVFLEVGPGAELIGMGRECAGDRGHLWLGSMHRNDPSGNTTQLSVSRLYGAGLPIDWSAWHSGARGTRVPLPLYAFDRKPYWLPAPATDTGIDPSDQFHPLLGAEISDKADRAAGTRTFESSISSTQPAYLAEHDLNGTPVFPGTGFIEMLLAVQDALFGETTRPIEGLKFHEPLFFSENPVGLRTRVHQESDRSLSVDIISRLGSAEQSVDRLHVSARIGSGVKGVVRSGPRTTADRLRSGPTPSEVAELSLTTADLSAYFRQHGAGYGPTFRTLRQATRYAGATVVGEIEGRRAAPGDILHPALLAGALQSAAGLFKDRLGDDVAFIASGSDEAQLFRKPRGRSLRSVLRVVHSEEEHITADLALFDEDDNAVFCMTGLSFQRVSTAPPGLGAGTSAARAQGEEERSSESGTFDVREWNELPDEQRRKSASAFLLVRVADLLHFQDPGEIPDGASFFELGMDSLITVRLKNVVENAFRIPLEVRTIFDNPTIDALAEVLVTKASAGLSKNRA; via the coding sequence AGGCGGCCTTCGTCGACCCGCAACACCGGCTGACGCTGGAAACCGCTTGGGAAGCCCTGGAGGACTCGGGGATCGACCCGACGTCGCTTCGCCATGGGGACACCGGCGTGTACGTCGCTGTAACCGGCATGGACTACGCCATGGAAATAGCCCGGCTCCCGACGGACCAGGTCGAGTTGTACGCGGGCACCGGCATGTTCCACTGCGGCGCCTCGGGCCGAGTGTCGTACTTCCTGGGCCTCCGCGGTCCGAGCATGAGTGTCGACGGTGCCTGCGCGTCGTCCCTCGTGGCCGTGCACCTGGCGGTTCAGGGGCTACGCATGGGCGAATGCGGCGTTGCCCTGTGCGGCGCGGCCAACACCATCAGCGATCCCGCATACCCGGTGATGGCCAGCCGGTCCGGAGTGCTGGCGGGTGACGCCCGGTGCAAAACCTTCGACGACGCGGCCGACGGCTATGTGCGCGGCGAGGGCGTTGCCATGATCGTGCTCAAGCGACTCGATGACGCGCGGAGAGCCGGTGACAGGATCCTCGCCGTCATCCGCGGGTCGGCGGTACGTCAGGACGGAGAGAGCGCCGCCCTTATGGCGCCGAACGGCAAAGCCCAGGCGCTGCTCATGCGAGCCGCCCTCAAGAACGCGGGACTCACGGCCGCCGACATCCAGTACGTCGAGGCCCATGGGACCGGCACGGCTCTGGGCGACCCGATCGAGATCGCTGGAATCACCGAGGTCTTCTCCGGATCTCACTCCACCCAGAACCCTGTGATCGTGGGGTCCGTCAAGACGAACCTCGGTCACCTGGAATCGACTGCGGGGATGGCGGGCCTCATCAAAACCGTCTCGCAACTCCGGGACGGCACCATCTATCCCCACCTCAACTACACGACCCCGTCACGCAAAATCCCCTGGGACCGTGTGCCGGTGAAAGTCCCTGTCGAGTTGACACCTTGGACAGGCGGCACTCGTCGCGCGCTCGTCAATTCCTATGGGGCCACGGGAACCATCGCTTCCGTCGTACTGGAGGAGGCGGGCGCCGAAGCCGCCGGCGACACCGACAATGGGGAGGCGGACACATCCGCGGTCTTCACCTTGTCGGCCAAGACCGCGAACTCCCTGCGGCGGCAACTCGACGCCTACGCGGAGTTCATGACCGGCAAGACGGACCTCGACCTGGCAGACGTCTGCTACACATCCAACGTCGCTCGTGCGCATCATGCCTGGCGCGTTTCCGCGTCCGTGTCGAGCGCATCAGACCTGACTCAGTTCATCGAGCGTCAGCGGACCCAGATCGAGCGGCTGCGCTCGACCTCCGGCAGGAAGAACGTCGCCCTGATGTTCTCCGGAGGTGGCTCGCAGTACGCCGGGATGGGCCGGTCGCTCTACCAGAGGATCCCGGTCTTCAGACAGCACATCGACAAGTGCGGCGACCTCTTCGCCCCTCTCGTCGGCCACTCCCTGAGAGAGGAGATCCTCGGGGACATCTACGAAGGGTCGATACCAACCGGCGCGGGCGTTCTGACGGCGCGACTCTTCTCGCTGCAATACGCCCTCGCCAAGCTGTGGCTCTCAGTCGGCGTGAGGCCCACTGCCCTGATCGGCCACAGCCTCGGAGAGATAGTGGCCGCGACGGTCGCCGGCATCTTCACCTTGGAAGACGCGGTGCGGCTGGTGGCTTTTCGCGGAGAGCTCCTGGACAAGACCTCCGCAGGCTCCATGGCGGCCGTCGAAGCCTCCCGTGACGAGATGGCACGCATCCTCGAGAGCTACCCCGACACCTCCCTCGGAGCGGTCAACGGTCTCAACAAGTGTGTGATCTCCGGCGGCAGCGATTCAGTCGCCGAGATCGTGACGTTACTCCAGGCCCGGGGAACCAAGGTCAAGCACCTACGGGTCCCGGTCGCCTCACATTCCCCACTGATGGACGAGATCGCCGACTCCTACCGCGCTGAGCTGGAGAAACTCCGGTTCGGCAAACCGGAGTTCGCCATCGCATCCACGGTCCTGGGCAAAATGGCACAGCCGGGCGACATGACCACTCCGGATTACTGGATGCGCCACCTCCGTGACACCGTGAACTTCTCCGAGGCGATGCGCGCCATCGAGGGCCGAGGACAGCATGTATTCCTCGAAGTCGGTCCCGGAGCGGAACTCATCGGTATGGGCAGAGAGTGCGCGGGCGACAGGGGCCATCTGTGGCTGGGCAGCATGCACCGAAACGACCCGTCCGGGAACACGACGCAACTCTCGGTCTCCCGCCTGTACGGCGCCGGCCTGCCCATCGACTGGAGCGCCTGGCACAGCGGAGCCCGTGGCACGCGAGTGCCCCTCCCCCTCTACGCGTTCGACCGTAAGCCGTACTGGCTCCCGGCCCCCGCCACAGACACCGGCATCGACCCGTCGGACCAGTTCCACCCTCTCCTCGGGGCCGAGATATCGGATAAGGCGGATCGGGCTGCCGGAACCAGAACCTTCGAGTCCAGCATCTCGTCCACACAGCCCGCCTACCTCGCCGAACACGATCTCAACGGAACCCCGGTCTTCCCCGGCACCGGCTTCATCGAGATGCTGCTGGCGGTCCAAGACGCGCTCTTCGGAGAGACAACCCGGCCGATCGAGGGACTCAAGTTCCACGAACCGCTCTTCTTCTCCGAGAATCCCGTGGGCTTACGCACCCGTGTGCACCAGGAGTCGGACCGCTCCCTCAGCGTGGACATCATCAGTCGGCTCGGGTCCGCGGAACAGTCAGTGGACCGTCTGCACGTGAGCGCGCGGATAGGTTCCGGCGTCAAGGGCGTGGTGCGGAGCGGTCCGCGTACAACAGCCGACCGACTTCGTTCCGGCCCGACCCCGTCAGAAGTGGCCGAACTGTCCCTGACTACGGCGGACTTGAGCGCGTACTTCAGGCAGCACGGCGCGGGCTACGGACCCACCTTCCGAACTCTTCGGCAGGCGACAAGGTACGCGGGCGCGACGGTCGTCGGCGAGATCGAGGGACGCCGGGCCGCGCCCGGGGACATCCTGCACCCCGCTCTCCTGGCCGGCGCCCTCCAGAGCGCCGCCGGTCTCTTCAAGGACCGCCTCGGTGACGATGTCGCGTTCATCGCGTCGGGCTCCGACGAGGCCCAACTCTTCCGCAAGCCCCGCGGTCGGTCCTTGCGCAGCGTCCTGCGAGTGGTGCACAGCGAAGAAGAGCACATCACTGCGGACCTCGCCCTCTTCGACGAGGACGACAACGCTGTGTTCTGCATGACCGGTCTCTCGTTCCAGCGAGTGTCGACAGCGCCTCCCGGCCTCGGAGCCGGGACATCGGCCGCCCGAGCGCAGGGCGAGGAGGAGCGCTCCAGCGAGTCCGGGACGTTCGATGTGAGGGAGTGGAACGAACTGCCTGATGAACAGCGTCGGAAATCAGCGAGCGCCTTTCTCTTGGTACGTGTAGCGGACCTCCTCCACTTCCAGGACCCCGGCGAAATCCCCGACGGCGCCTCATTCTTCGAATTGGGCATGGACTCGCTTATCACCGTGAGGCTCAAGAACGTGGTGGAGAACGCGTTCCGCATTCCTCTGGAAGTGCGGACCATCTTCGATAACCCCACCATTGACGCCTTGGCCGAAGTGCTGGTCACGAAGGCGTCAGCCGGCCTGTCGAAGAATCGAGCGTGA
- the mtnA gene encoding S-methyl-5-thioribose-1-phosphate isomerase, with protein MSTSIDQNHGFSLYWQENAIMAVDQRALPHAFELLRLESVDELIAAIRTLAVRGAPAVGLAGALGVALSAQTHQTEGTVDEGAVRADAARLAAARPTAVNLAWGVGRALEQVPNGPHAVLDEAMRMVTEDAAINSAAVARTTELVESLVPDRPLRLLTHCNTGRLATAAVGTALGTILELSRRGRVKEVLVDETRPLLQGSRLTAWELGQAEVPYRICVDSAAAAAMSRGLVDCVLVGADRITANGDTANKIGTYGLAVAAARHGIPFIVVAPESSWDMALPDGNAIDVEERDAAEVTGFAGAGAAPSDAGAFNPAFDVTPGELITAIVTENRVVRPGRDSRLRHGEVLRTRIGALLEAFPDHPRAGVVCQDLSALYTEPGLLNDVYEQVREHFSGEFDRIVAVESRGFILGAVLAVRAGVPLTLARKAGKLPGHVHSVGYSLEYGDDRLEIRHGAVAPGDRVLCVDDVLATGGTLLAAVDLVEAAQAEVVGLVTLVALSGLPGPERLERYELLSLCEVAA; from the coding sequence ATGAGCACATCAATTGACCAGAACCATGGCTTCTCTCTGTACTGGCAGGAGAACGCCATCATGGCAGTGGATCAACGCGCGCTCCCGCACGCGTTCGAGCTGCTGCGTCTGGAGAGCGTCGACGAACTGATCGCCGCGATACGGACGCTCGCCGTCCGAGGGGCTCCCGCGGTCGGCCTTGCGGGCGCCTTAGGGGTCGCCCTCTCCGCCCAGACCCATCAGACGGAGGGCACGGTGGACGAAGGCGCCGTGCGAGCTGACGCCGCTCGCCTGGCCGCCGCCAGGCCCACGGCCGTCAACCTCGCTTGGGGGGTGGGACGGGCCCTTGAGCAAGTACCGAACGGGCCCCACGCCGTGCTGGACGAAGCGATGAGGATGGTGACCGAGGACGCGGCGATCAACTCCGCCGCCGTCGCGCGCACCACAGAGCTGGTCGAGTCTCTCGTACCGGACAGGCCGCTGCGCCTGTTGACCCACTGCAACACGGGCCGGCTCGCCACAGCCGCTGTGGGAACCGCTCTGGGAACCATCCTTGAGCTCTCCCGCCGCGGTCGCGTGAAGGAGGTGCTGGTCGACGAAACCCGCCCTCTGCTTCAGGGCTCCCGGCTCACCGCCTGGGAGCTCGGCCAGGCTGAGGTGCCTTACCGGATCTGCGTCGACTCGGCGGCCGCCGCCGCGATGTCGAGGGGGTTGGTCGACTGCGTCCTCGTCGGAGCCGACCGCATCACCGCCAACGGCGATACGGCCAACAAGATTGGCACCTACGGCCTCGCGGTCGCCGCGGCCCGGCACGGGATCCCCTTCATCGTTGTCGCACCGGAGTCTTCCTGGGACATGGCTCTGCCCGACGGCAACGCGATCGACGTCGAAGAACGCGACGCCGCGGAGGTCACCGGTTTCGCAGGAGCCGGGGCAGCGCCTTCGGACGCCGGTGCCTTCAACCCCGCGTTCGACGTGACTCCGGGGGAGCTGATCACGGCGATCGTGACTGAAAACCGCGTAGTGCGACCGGGCCGCGATTCCCGACTGCGGCACGGCGAGGTGCTCCGGACCCGCATCGGCGCACTGCTGGAGGCGTTTCCCGACCACCCCAGGGCCGGTGTCGTCTGCCAAGACCTCTCCGCGCTCTATACGGAGCCCGGTCTGCTGAACGATGTGTACGAACAGGTGCGGGAGCACTTCTCCGGAGAGTTCGACCGCATCGTCGCTGTGGAATCCCGAGGTTTCATCCTGGGTGCGGTCCTGGCGGTTCGCGCCGGGGTCCCGCTGACCCTCGCACGCAAGGCGGGCAAGCTACCCGGACACGTTCACTCGGTCGGCTACTCGCTGGAATACGGGGACGATCGCCTCGAAATCCGCCACGGTGCCGTGGCGCCGGGTGACCGAGTGCTGTGCGTGGACGACGTCCTCGCCACCGGCGGCACACTTCTCGCGGCAGTGGATCTGGTCGAGGCAGCTCAGGCCGAAGTCGTCGGCCTGGTCACCCTGGTCGCGCTCTCCGGTCTGCCCGGACCCGAACGGCTGGAACGCTACGAGCTCCTCTCCCTGTGCGAGGTGGCGGCATGA